A section of the Clostridium sp. TW13 genome encodes:
- a CDS encoding ABC transporter ATP-binding protein — MNEFVLRTRNLTKTFKNATVLDNVNMNIRKGSIYGLIGLNGAGKTTLIRLITGLSVNQSGSIELFGENEERKFNSLRSRVGCLIETPAMYPNKTGYENLEIDRIQKGIPGTECIEKVLKMVDLEEAKGKTVRNYSLGMKQRLGIAMALLGDPEFIILDEPVNGLDPVGIIEVRELLKKLNTEYGVTILIASHILEELHQLSTCYGIIHKGKLIQEITEKELMDRCKKYLHLKVDDAAKASVIINTKLSTSNFEILPNNIIRLYDYLDKSGVVSNVLIKGGISVEEINPKGDNLEQYFTKLIGGGENA, encoded by the coding sequence ATGAATGAATTTGTGTTAAGAACAAGAAATTTAACAAAGACCTTCAAGAATGCAACTGTGCTTGATAATGTTAATATGAACATAAGAAAAGGCAGTATTTATGGATTAATAGGCTTAAATGGTGCAGGAAAAACAACATTAATTCGCTTAATTACAGGTCTTTCAGTAAATCAGTCTGGTAGTATTGAGCTTTTTGGAGAAAATGAAGAAAGAAAGTTTAATTCATTAAGAAGTAGAGTAGGATGTTTGATTGAAACACCTGCTATGTATCCAAATAAGACAGGCTATGAGAATTTAGAAATAGACAGAATTCAAAAGGGAATTCCAGGAACAGAATGCATAGAAAAAGTGCTTAAGATGGTTGATCTAGAGGAAGCAAAGGGTAAAACAGTTAGGAATTATTCTCTTGGTATGAAGCAAAGGTTAGGAATAGCCATGGCATTGCTTGGAGATCCAGAATTTATAATATTAGATGAACCAGTTAATGGGTTAGATCCAGTGGGTATTATTGAGGTTCGTGAATTATTAAAGAAGCTAAATACAGAGTATGGTGTAACAATACTTATTGCTAGCCATATTTTAGAGGAATTGCATCAGTTAAGCACTTGTTATGGAATAATTCACAAGGGAAAGTTAATTCAAGAAATAACAGAAAAAGAGTTGATGGATAGATGTAAAAAGTATCTACATTTAAAAGTGGATGATGCAGCTAAAGCTTCAGTTATAATAAATACAAAGTTAAGCACTTCAAATTTCGAGATATTACCTAATAATATTATAAGACTATATGATTATTTAGATAAGTCTGGTGTTGTATCTAATGTTCTTATTAAAGGTGGAATTAGCGTAGAAGAGATAAATCCTAAAGGGGATAATCTTGAACAATATTTCACTAAATTAATAGGGGGTGGAGAGAATGCTTAA
- a CDS encoding response regulator transcription factor, protein MNKDINILIVEDDNSINNMLARLLEKNDYKVTQAFSGTEAKLYLDSKEFQLVLMDLMLPGMNGEELLQYIRNTKTLPIIIISAKIDKSLKVELLRLGADDYITKPFDIEDVLARVYANLRRYIDFSNSAKDENSINQELSFKDIRLNLESKEVYVNNQKIVLTAREFNILKLFLQHPQKVFSKANIFESVWEEDYLGDDNTVNVHMSNLRNKLLKANPQEDYIETIWGMGYKLKS, encoded by the coding sequence TTGAATAAAGATATAAATATACTGATAGTAGAAGATGATAATAGCATAAATAATATGTTAGCTAGACTTTTAGAAAAGAATGATTATAAGGTTACTCAAGCTTTCTCAGGTACTGAGGCAAAGTTATATTTAGATTCTAAAGAGTTTCAATTAGTATTGATGGATTTAATGTTGCCAGGAATGAATGGAGAGGAATTGCTTCAGTATATAAGAAATACAAAAACTTTACCTATAATTATAATTTCAGCTAAGATTGATAAAAGTTTAAAGGTGGAGTTATTAAGATTAGGTGCTGATGATTACATCACCAAGCCATTTGATATAGAAGATGTTTTAGCTAGGGTGTATGCAAACCTTAGAAGGTATATAGATTTCAGTAACAGTGCTAAAGATGAAAATAGTATAAATCAAGAGTTGAGTTTTAAGGATATAAGATTGAATTTAGAATCTAAAGAAGTGTATGTTAATAATCAAAAAATAGTTTTAACAGCAAGAGAATTTAATATACTTAAGTTATTTTTACAACATCCACAGAAAGTATTTTCAAAGGCTAATATATTTGAAAGTGTTTGGGAAGAGGATTATCTAGGTGATGATAACACCGTCAATGTGCACATGAGTAACTTAAGAAATAAATTACTTAAGGCAAATCCTCAAGAGGATTATATTGAAACTATATGGGGAATGGGGTACAAGCTTAAATCATAA